One window of Theropithecus gelada isolate Dixy chromosome 4, Tgel_1.0, whole genome shotgun sequence genomic DNA carries:
- the CENPW gene encoding centromere protein W isoform X2, which yields MALSTIVSQKQIKRKAPRGFLKRVFRRQKPQLRLEKSGDLLVHLNCLLFVHRLAEESRTNACESKCRVINKEHVLAAAKVILKKSRG from the exons ATGGCGCTGTCGACCATAGTCTCCCAGAAGCAGATAAAGCGGAAGGCTCCCCGTGGCTTTCTAAAGCGAGTCTTCAGGCGACAGAAGCCTCAACTTCGTCTGGAGAAAAGTGGTGACTTACTG gtCCATCTGAACTGCTTACTGTTTGTTCATCGATTAGCAGAAGAGTCCAGGACAAACGCTTGTGAGAGTAAGTGTAGAGTCATTAACAAGGAGCATGTACTGGCTGCAGCAAAG GTAATTCTAAAGAAGAGCAGAGGTTAG
- the CENPW gene encoding centromere protein W isoform X3 has protein sequence MALSTIVSQKQIKRKAPRGFLKRVFRRQKPQLRLEKSGDLLKSPGQTLVRVSVESLTRSMYWLQQR, from the exons ATGGCGCTGTCGACCATAGTCTCCCAGAAGCAGATAAAGCGGAAGGCTCCCCGTGGCTTTCTAAAGCGAGTCTTCAGGCGACAGAAGCCTCAACTTCGTCTGGAGAAAAGTGGTGACTTACTG AAGAGTCCAGGACAAACGCTTGTGAGAGTAAGTGTAGAGTCATTAACAAGGAGCATGTACTGGCTGCAGCAAAG GTAA
- the CENPW gene encoding centromere protein W isoform X1: MALSTIVSQKQIKRKAPRGFLKRVFRRQKPQLRLEKSGDLLVRFHPFSGWEWGTGEVHLNCLLFVHRLAEESRTNACESKCRVINKEHVLAAAKVILKKSRG, encoded by the exons ATGGCGCTGTCGACCATAGTCTCCCAGAAGCAGATAAAGCGGAAGGCTCCCCGTGGCTTTCTAAAGCGAGTCTTCAGGCGACAGAAGCCTCAACTTCGTCTGGAGAAAAGTGGTGACTTACTGGTGAGATTCCATCCCTTCTCGGGCTGGGAATGGGGCACGGGAGAG gtCCATCTGAACTGCTTACTGTTTGTTCATCGATTAGCAGAAGAGTCCAGGACAAACGCTTGTGAGAGTAAGTGTAGAGTCATTAACAAGGAGCATGTACTGGCTGCAGCAAAG GTAATTCTAAAGAAGAGCAGAGGTTAG